A window from Symphalangus syndactylus isolate Jambi chromosome 22, NHGRI_mSymSyn1-v2.1_pri, whole genome shotgun sequence encodes these proteins:
- the GRIFIN gene encoding grifin, with amino-acid sequence MRLVPLSLPLSLKPSVRGGLAPGWNLLVQGHADSGEDRFETNFLLVTGDIAFHVKPQFSSATMVGNAFQDGRWGPEEVSSIFPLAPGEPFEIEVSSDAEHFHAYAPEPKVLQFPGCQRPLGAITRVHVLSDHRLAQVELAKRGLSWGYGPCLHPRPLPIPAPHCPSQQRLCSSP; translated from the exons ATGAGGCTGGTCCCCCTGTCTCTTCCACTCAGTTTGAAGCCTTCTGTGCGGGGGGGCCTGGCCCCTGGCTGGAacctgctggtccagggacatGCTGACTCTGGAGAGGACAG GTTCGAGACTAACTTCTTGTTGGTGACGGGGGACATTGCCTTCCACGTCAAGCCCCAGTTCTCCAGCGCCACCATGGTGGGCAATGCCTTCCAGGATGGCCGCTGGGGCCCGGAGGAGGTGTCTAGCATCTTTCCGCTGGCCCCGGGGGAGCCCTTTGAG ATAGAGGTCAGCTCAGACGCGGAGCACTTCCACGCCTACGCCCCGGAGCCCAAGGTGCTGCAGTTCCCAGGCTGCCAGAGGCCGCTGGGCGCCATCACCAGGGTGCACGTGCTGAGTGACCACCGCCTGGCCCAGGTGGAGCTGGCCAAGAGGGGCCTGAGCTGGGGGTACGGTCCCTGCCTCCACCCCAGGCCCCTGCCCATTCCCGCCCCACACTGCCCATCCCAGCAGAGACTTTGCTCCTCACCCTGA